A genomic region of Pseudomonas frederiksbergensis contains the following coding sequences:
- a CDS encoding NUDIX hydrolase, whose translation MTTQRIRALALCVFHHDGKILVNEAYDPVKQQTFFRPIGGGIEFGETSAQAVAREVQEELGLPITDVRLLGTLESLFTYAGTPGHEIVQVYDATFVEASVYELPHLNAQESNGAAFIAKWHSCASFTNESPLVPDGLYELLKKVSLLD comes from the coding sequence ATGACCACGCAACGCATCCGCGCCCTCGCACTCTGCGTCTTTCATCACGATGGAAAGATTCTGGTCAACGAGGCCTACGACCCCGTCAAACAACAGACCTTCTTCCGCCCGATCGGCGGCGGCATCGAGTTCGGCGAAACCAGCGCCCAAGCCGTTGCGCGAGAAGTACAGGAAGAACTCGGTCTACCCATCACTGATGTTCGCTTGCTCGGCACGCTTGAAAGCCTCTTCACGTACGCCGGTACTCCGGGGCACGAAATCGTGCAGGTGTACGATGCGACGTTTGTGGAGGCGAGTGTCTACGAATTGCCGCATTTGAACGCTCAAGAGAGCAATGGCGCTGCCTTCATAGCGAAGTGGCATTCTTGCGCAAGCTTCACTAACGAATCGCCGTTGGTGCCTGATGGACTTTACGAACTGCTGAAGAAAGTTTCATTGCTGGACTGA
- a CDS encoding GNAT family N-acetyltransferase translates to MFQIRRAKQSDAQSAFDIRLQAIRHQCIGAYTTEQMLAWTAGSAKDGYSDLMEKHFYLGCIQGEPVATGMLDLETSEIGAIFVLPGFMQQGIGMRILNHLECLARDLGLKEVNLDATLNAADFYRRCGYVGDEPAIYHSPSGLQLACVPMVKGLFQPIPAGCSRQVFTQ, encoded by the coding sequence ATGTTCCAGATTAGACGCGCCAAACAAAGCGATGCCCAATCAGCCTTCGACATTCGCCTTCAAGCGATACGGCATCAATGCATCGGCGCCTATACCACGGAGCAAATGCTGGCCTGGACGGCAGGATCAGCCAAGGACGGGTACAGCGACCTGATGGAAAAACACTTTTATCTGGGCTGTATTCAAGGTGAACCGGTGGCGACGGGAATGCTTGATCTTGAGACGAGCGAAATCGGCGCGATCTTCGTGCTTCCAGGTTTCATGCAACAAGGCATCGGCATGAGAATACTGAACCACCTGGAATGCCTGGCACGGGATCTGGGTCTGAAAGAAGTCAATCTGGACGCTACGTTGAACGCGGCTGACTTTTACCGGCGATGCGGTTACGTGGGTGACGAACCTGCTATTTACCATTCACCTTCCGGGCTTCAGTTGGCTTGTGTTCCTATGGTGAAGGGCCTGTTTCAACCCATACCGGCCGGTTGTAGCCGGCAAGTATTCACCCAGTGA
- a CDS encoding cupin domain-containing protein, whose product MDTGSRLKLVRESYKLSQRELARRSGVTNATISLIEQNRVSPSVSSLKKLLESIPMSLADFFTFDQPPQEHKYVFRANEQPDLGRDGLRLLLIGASVPSRQMRLLREQYAPGASSGEEPIVHSEGEECGLVTRGTVELTVDGQISVLNAGDGYYFPTTLPHRFRNIGADEAEIISANTPANF is encoded by the coding sequence ATGGATACGGGTTCTCGACTCAAATTAGTACGCGAAAGCTACAAACTGTCCCAGCGTGAGCTGGCCCGGCGTAGCGGCGTCACCAATGCCACCATCTCCCTGATCGAACAAAATCGAGTCAGTCCCTCCGTCAGTTCCCTGAAAAAACTGCTCGAAAGCATTCCCATGTCTTTGGCGGACTTCTTCACCTTTGATCAACCGCCCCAAGAGCACAAATACGTCTTCCGCGCCAACGAGCAGCCCGACCTGGGCCGTGATGGCCTGCGGTTGTTGCTGATTGGCGCTTCGGTGCCGAGTCGGCAAATGCGGCTGTTGCGCGAGCAATACGCGCCGGGGGCCAGCTCTGGCGAAGAGCCGATTGTGCACTCGGAAGGGGAGGAGTGTGGGCTGGTGACGCGGGGCACGGTTGAGTTGACCGTGGATGGGCAGATCAGTGTGCTGAATGCCGGGGATGGGTACTACTTTCCGACGACGCTGCCGCACCGGTTTCGGAATATTGGGGCGGATGAGGCTGAAATTATCAGTGCCAACACCCCAGCAAACTTCTGA